In a genomic window of Candidatus Competibacteraceae bacterium:
- the aceF gene encoding dihydrolipoyllysine-residue acetyltransferase, with protein sequence MSQIIQVKVPDIGDFKDVPVIDVLVKAGDTVTAEQPLVTLESDKATMDVPSPAAGTVQEIKIHIGDKVSEGALVLLLESADANQPVAPQTQAPTPPPPAATNSRGGVAEVKVPDIGDFKNVPIIDILVKPGDTVTAEQPLLTLESDKATMDVPSPLNGTVQEIKVKVGDKVSEGAVILTLQSGDAKVMPETAVTAADSAPTGGKSATGPTAAAAPAASVDEGAFKLAYAGPGTRKRARELGVDLGKVTGSGKNGRILIEDVDAFAKGGGAAAPAAGAGATGGGVGGIELLPWPQVDFAKFGPVESKPLARIKKISAANLHRNWVMIPHVTNHDEADITDLEAFRVQLNKEIEKSGVKVSMLSFMIKAAVATLKKFPEFNASLDGENLILKQYYHIGFAADTPNGLVVPVIRDADKKGVVEIAKEMGELAKLAREGKLKPDQMQGGTFTISSLGGIGGTYFTPIINAPEVAIMGVCRSYWKQVSPDGKQSAWRFMLPLSLSWDHRVIDGAGAARFNVHFANLLADMRRILI encoded by the coding sequence CACCATGGACGTACCCTCGCCCGCCGCTGGCACGGTGCAGGAGATCAAGATTCACATCGGCGATAAGGTCTCCGAAGGCGCGCTGGTGCTGCTCTTGGAAAGCGCCGACGCCAACCAGCCAGTCGCCCCGCAAACCCAGGCCCCGACTCCACCGCCACCGGCCGCGACCAACTCACGCGGCGGTGTCGCCGAGGTGAAAGTACCCGACATCGGCGATTTCAAGAACGTGCCGATCATCGACATTTTGGTCAAGCCCGGCGATACGGTGACCGCCGAACAGCCGCTGCTGACCCTGGAATCCGACAAGGCCACCATGGACGTGCCCTCGCCGCTCAACGGCACGGTGCAAGAGATCAAGGTCAAGGTCGGTGATAAGGTCTCGGAAGGCGCGGTGATTCTGACCTTGCAATCGGGCGACGCCAAGGTGATGCCGGAAACGGCGGTGACCGCCGCGGACAGCGCCCCGACCGGCGGCAAATCGGCCACCGGGCCAACGGCGGCAGCCGCACCCGCCGCAAGCGTCGATGAAGGCGCGTTCAAGCTGGCCTACGCCGGGCCGGGCACCCGCAAACGGGCGCGCGAGTTGGGCGTGGATTTGGGCAAAGTCACCGGCAGCGGCAAGAACGGCCGCATCCTGATTGAAGACGTGGACGCTTTCGCCAAGGGCGGCGGCGCGGCGGCTCCGGCGGCCGGCGCGGGCGCGACCGGCGGCGGCGTGGGCGGCATCGAACTGCTGCCGTGGCCGCAAGTGGATTTCGCCAAATTCGGGCCGGTGGAAAGCAAACCGCTGGCGCGGATCAAGAAAATCTCGGCGGCGAACCTGCACCGCAACTGGGTGATGATCCCGCACGTCACCAACCACGACGAGGCCGATATCACCGACTTGGAAGCCTTCCGGGTGCAGCTCAACAAGGAAATCGAAAAGAGCGGCGTCAAGGTCAGCATGTTGTCGTTCATGATCAAGGCGGCGGTGGCGACGCTGAAGAAATTCCCGGAGTTCAACGCCTCGCTCGACGGCGAAAACCTGATCCTGAAGCAGTATTACCACATCGGTTTCGCCGCCGACACCCCGAACGGCTTGGTGGTGCCGGTGATCCGCGACGCCGATAAGAAAGGCGTGGTGGAGATCGCCAAGGAAATGGGCGAACTGGCCAAGCTGGCGCGCGAGGGCAAACTCAAACCCGATCAGATGCAAGGCGGCACCTTCACCATCTCCAGCCTGGGCGGGATCGGTGGCACTTATTTCACGCCGATCATCAACGCGCCGGAAGTGGCGATCATGGGGGTGTGCCGGTCGTACTGGAAGCAGGTGTCGCCGGACGGCAAACAATCGGCGTGGCGGTTCATGCTGCCGCTGTCGCTGTCCTGGGATCATCGGGTGATCGACGGCGCGGGCGCGGCGCGCTTCAACGTCCATTTCGCCAACCTGCTTGCCGACATGCGGCGCATCCTGATCTAG